AACATGGACGGGGATGATGAGTTCTTGGTCTATATAAATATAAGCCGTCTTTTCTATATTGTTCCGGTCCACAATGGCTTGAACGGAGGTATCCCATCGGCCGGCTATTAAATACAGGGTATCGCCTTGCTGTACACGATAGCGCGGAAAGGGAGGAGAGATCACCAGTGCCTGGCCGATAATCAGTGAATTGGGATCTCTTACATCGTTTTCGTTCATGATGACTTGAAGATCAACACCATAGTGATGGGCAATGCCCCATAGGCTGTCACCCTGCTGAACCACATGGATGTGCATATCAACACCCCCCATAATATCTCTCTACCTAATGTATTAAAAGAGAACAGACATTATGAAGAATACACTCTTAAAAAGAAAGAGATGATAGAGGAACGCGTGAAAAAACATAAAAAAACCCAGCTGCTGAAGAGCTGGGCTATAGTTTGTATTATTCTCCGAGTGTTTCTTTAGATGCTTCAGGAGAAGGTGGTATTTCGGGATCGTTTTGAATGGTTGGTGAAGCAGCCGAATTCTCATTTTTGTTTTTTATCGAATTAATCTTTTCCTTAGCTTGAGAAGTCATTTGACTGGTTATATCTTTCACGCTTCCCACCATGTTAGAAGCCTTTTCTTTCCCAGCCATTGTTCCCAGACGAGTTTTCAATTTTGCTTCGTCCTTCATTTGGATCGTTTTTTCTTTTAGGTTAGATGTTTGATTGGATAAATCCCGGCGCATTTCCTTTCCGGATTTTGGAGTCAGTAATAGAGCGGTTGCGGCTCCAACCAGCCCCCCAACAAGAACACCTTTGGTAAAGTTGGTTTTGTTTTTGGTGTCAGTTGTTTTCGTTGTTTGATTGTTCATTGTCGAATTCCTCCTTTTCATCTTCTATACCCGGCTGGACTTATCGATAAACATAGGGAATAGCGAGAAAAAAGGATCATATTATAAGTCCAGGGGACTTAAATATGATCCTGTTTCATCTTTATTTTAGCTCGGGGAGCATGCGGATTTCTTGAGCCATCTTTGATTTGCAAATCGGGCATTTTGGTGTTTCCTGCAGCGAGTAATCTGCTCTCATCCAGCATGTGCACTCCTCATTTTCACATGCCCATACTTTCGTTTCTACGTCAGGAACTGGTTCGATCGGGTTTTTGGAAAAAAAGGCCATGGGTATCCCCCTTAAGTGTAATACTTACATTATACTCCTTTTTGGCAACTTTTATGAGTAAAAAGACTTTCAAACTTTTTAAAAGGTTGGAATCCTTTCATAGTTTCTGCTCATGAGCACTGTCTTTTTCCGTATAATATCTGCGATTTCAGCAGGTTGTACGACCTGGGCATCGCTGCCGAGGGACCATATTAATTCTGCAAATCTGTGAATATCATTTGTAAGTATATACATAGAAATGAGCCCGCTGGCATCGGTCTCTTGTATGACATGAGGAGAGAGAGAGGGATGTCTCAAAGCCTTCTGAATGCCTTCGCCTTCTAATTTAATA
This genomic stretch from Fictibacillus marinisediminis harbors:
- a CDS encoding YtxH domain-containing protein — protein: MNNQTTKTTDTKNKTNFTKGVLVGGLVGAATALLLTPKSGKEMRRDLSNQTSNLKEKTIQMKDEAKLKTRLGTMAGKEKASNMVGSVKDITSQMTSQAKEKINSIKNKNENSAASPTIQNDPEIPPSPEASKETLGE
- a CDS encoding cold-shock protein, producing MAFFSKNPIEPVPDVETKVWACENEECTCWMRADYSLQETPKCPICKSKMAQEIRMLPELK